One part of the Paroedura picta isolate Pp20150507F chromosome 5, Ppicta_v3.0, whole genome shotgun sequence genome encodes these proteins:
- the SNRPF gene encoding small nuclear ribonucleoprotein F, with product MSLPLNPKPFLNGLTGKPVMVKLKWGMEYKGYLVSVDGYMNMQLANTEEYIDGALSGHLGEVLIRCNNVLYIRGVEEEEEDGEMRE from the exons ATG AGTTTGCCTCTCAATCCGAAGCCCTTCCTCAACGGGCTGACGGGGAAGCCGGTGATGGTGAAGCTGAAGTGGGGGATGGAATACAAGGGCTACCTGGTCTCGGTCGACGGCTACATGAACATGCAG CTTGCAAATACAGAAGAATATATTGATGGTGCGTTATCGGGACACCTTGGTGAAGTTCTGATCAG GTGTAATAATGTCCTTTATATAAGGGgtgtggaagaagaggaagaagatggagAAATGAGAGAATAA
- the CCDC38 gene encoding coiled-coil domain-containing protein 38 isoform X4 translates to MNRRSCFCWRVKVKQCTMTKLEKLAAREERRAKIAEIKLEEDTLAFEEFLRENDRSSVDALKIATQEAKSKLELTSEVNAAMNEVFSIKSDIVNTEEVLKQSLSYEAFLMSISPQEWQEKQLEKRGKKKPEKKKTSKAFICLPGQEKLGLKSQLNYGLCRKLSKGIVAPESPYGKNTLRRKSSLFSITGHDQKRKPSGSSVTDYRFFRSGSKVDMSRKPSILGRRRSILSCASEKTASSDEEFALEDIPSDEEPEIYFKEPEELLQMFRFLEEQNLTLFQNIQDLVGTLEDCRQRERIVKEKMEQKIKCLMDEKDAVIAACIKEEDKSDELALKAKIFCAGQYNPETMDKILDTLNKKVAEVYKVCGEETEVSSLTTFQMLKVIEIRVSQLCEMLEAIPTEFLDVIEANEKLRLKERRQRLREEKLEELKKAQEKRVKLALKRAIAAPKKRMGRKLVYRSQPPETKYGKEQVVNDTTRTEDDYYFS, encoded by the exons AGTAAAAGTGAAACAATGTACTATGACAAAGCTGGAGAAACTCGCAGCAAGAGAAGAGCGAAGGGCCAAAATTGCTGAAATAAAACTAGAAGAAGATACACTTGCATTTGAGGAGTTTCTCAGAGAGAATGATAGAAGTTCCGTAGATGCCCTTAAAAT AGCCACTCAGGAAGCAAAGTCTAAACTAGAGCTGACAAGTGAAGTGAATGCAGCAATGAATGAGGTGTTCTCAATAAAAAG TGATATTGTAAACACTGAAGAAGTTCTGAAGCAGTCTTTATCTTATGAAGCATTTTTGATGAGCATTTCTCCTCAAGAGTGGCAAGAAAAGCAACTggaaaaaagggggaagaagaaacCAGAGAAGAAGAAAACGTCAAAAGCTTTCATTTGTCTTCCTGGGCAAGAAAAACTTGGTTTAAAATCACAGCTCAATTATGGATTATGCCGCAAATTAA GCAAAGGCATAGTTGCTCCAGAAAGTCCATATGGAAAGAATACATTAAGAAGAAAATCATCCTTATTCAGTATTACTGGTCATGACCAAAAAAGAAAACCTTCAGGAAGCTCAG TAACTGACTACAGGTTTTTTAGAAGTGGATCAAAAGTGGACATGAGCCGAAAACCATCCATACTAGGAAGGAGAAGGTCTATATTAAG CTGTGCAAGTGAGAAAACTGCTTCTTCAGATGAGGAGTTTGCCTTGGAAGACATACCAAGTGATGAG GAGCCAGAGATATATTTCAAAGAACCAGAAGAGTTACTTCAGATGTTCAGATTTCTTGAGGAACAAAATCTTACACTATTTCAAAACATTCAGGATTTAGTTGGAACACTGGAAGATTGTCGACAGAGGGAAAGAATTGTTAAGGAGAAAAT ggaacaaaaaataaaatgtctaaTGGATGAAAAAGATGCTGTTATAGCTGCTTGCATAAAAGAGGAGGATAAAAGTGATGAACTGGCATTAAAAGCCAAAATATTTTGTGCAGGACAATACAATCCAGAAACCATG GATAAAATTTTGGATACACTTAATAAAAAAGTAGCAGAAGTATACAAAGTTTGTGGTGAAGAAACTGAAGTATCCAGCCTGACTACCTTTCAAATGCTGAAAGTAATAGAAATTAGAGTTTCACAATTGTGCGAAATGCTGGAAGCAATTCCAACTGAATTCCTTGATGTTATTGAAGCCAATGAAAAACTTAGGCTGAAAGAAAGACGGCAAAG ATTACGTGAAGAGAAATTGGAAGAACTGAAGAAAGCTCAGGAGAAAAGAGTGAAGCTTGCTCTGAAAAGAGCAATTGCAGCTCCAAAGAAAAGG ATGGGGAGAAAACTGGTATATCGCTCACAACCGCCAGAGACTAAATATGGAAAGGAACAAGTTGTAAATGACACTACAAGGACTGAAGATGACTACTATTTCAGTTGA